Proteins encoded by one window of Cannabis sativa cultivar Pink pepper isolate KNU-18-1 chromosome 4, ASM2916894v1, whole genome shotgun sequence:
- the LOC133036591 gene encoding uncharacterized protein LOC133036591, with the protein MTIGPRQFLNSYSACGTAPSLLNKLREQGKGQVVSPFLSIGPLAKEKEKGLVICKNNNGIFGDGPPKTLSNESFICGQEVKFHHDEKLALSNFFQTQDTLLQELKNFGSLDLYEIKAIGGDIGVPTISETNARSTPLKKRKFDGASTSLCPRPWKLLRPLPWAIRDFSWNTEKSNNATNVKEDESSGDISLSNSESIGPENWCTKGKNVISSRPMEGTFVVEDSGSFGSAHSHTPVEEMLVGGIILAWKIGFELECIAYSQNHISGIVYSDPPSHPWLLSCVYGPPYFHAKRTFWETLMETGDRFGGPWLILGDTNFVLSDSEREGSKGRDQFVPVISSLVNARGLINMPIQGERLTWDNHRSGSNHVKSALDKGLINGDWMRLFPKAVLCSFQTSNSDHRPLCLFSDGLVEKTRRSFKFEEAWTRDVRSNLVVDSAWKSVDFPWAPARVFKKIGATRVALMHWNRSQFGKLDTLISDLERRLDLIQSLPVGSRQWETERNLRATLNEARVRKEVYWKQRSRVSWLKEGDKCSKIFFLSAAIKGRRNAIDSILNKDNVWISKRELIGNEFMEFFQGIFTRTDNGIALNCNDLVRDCLSSEDQADLIRRPSLEEIRTTLFAMSSNKAPGPDGMSVLFFKHYWDSVGSDFCEAVVDFFQTGRMHKGVNTTNIVLIPKIQNPKRPNHFRPISLCNVVYKVISKIIANRIKPLLPKIICPTQAAFVPGRNIQDNNIMCCPVLMFPTSFGIGSSLNICLNGGPVGKIFPSCGLRQGDPLSPYLFIWAAEILSRILENAQNLGIIKGISRVGGPLLSHIFFADDLILVGKANAEEAKGYWDCLEKFCSWSGQKVNKMKSSIFFSKNTPNNMKQRIREMLGLGSPEGNVNYLGLPLFRSKQKDADFNFILDNLTTKLHGWKAKTLSKAGRATLIKSVGLALPLYAMQTTKLSNKLARKIDGLVRDFWWGSEKGNKGIHLKAWDKLCLPKSLGGLGFRKSKEMNQAFLAKWGWNLLTGNQSLCCRILEAKYLRGKSFLDCVPKASDSWFWKNVTKSRDVIRKGACKRVADGQDTNIWLDPWIAHLKGFTPHSSGRVVSRETKVAELLLQNGGWNIQKLHSLFNQETISAILSEGIPAGRGKDSWFWTLESNGRFSCKSAYLAQTVDSSSPREVAPSMWNKLWNSKIPERLKVLWWCILSKALPVRSVLGRRFPIEDESCPLCGTESETMEHLFLSCNVAFHLWRSSPWGIFPICDAGIRMWDWVKFLWDLKNKGINEQETFLYASIIIDTIWRTRNEKVHNNSPVDIFKCIDSVRFSFADHHAYLLPCPTRCLTESWCPPPQDWLKLNCDVRVGMDSMCAAVVARDHVGKVIWVSTKRLDFSNALCGEVAACCLAIEEAKARGIEFLIVESDSWVVINALNGKESCWELDNYVSFCKNTSTSFIGCTFQFVRRQCNFMAHNVANWAFSHQRFGSVPISSMPDIIFCNDREV; encoded by the exons ATGACCATTGGGCCTAGACAGTTTTTAAATTCTTATTCAGCTTGTGGGACCGCCCCTTCTTTGTTGAACAAATTGAGAGAGCAAGGAAAAGGTCAAGTTGTGAGCCCATTTCTTTCTATTGGGCCGTTAGCCAAGGAAAAGGAAAAGGGGCTGGttatttgtaaaaataataatggaATTTTTGGTGATGGACCACCCAAGACTCTTTCTAATGAGAGCTTTATTTGTGGGCAAGAGGTTAAATTTCACCATGATGAAAAATTAGCtttgtctaatttttttcaaactcAGGATACCCTTTTGCAAGAGCTTAAGAATTTTGGAAGCTTGGATCTATATGAGATTAAAGCCATTGGTGGAGACATTGGAGTTCCAACCATTTCTGAGACTAATGCAAGATCTACTCCGCTCAAAAAGCGAAAGTTTGATGGGGCTTCCACGTCCCTCTGCCCACGGCCTTGGAAGCTTCTTCGGCCCCTTCCTTGGGCTATTCGTGATTTTTCTTGGAACACAGAGAAAAGTAATAATGCTACCAATGTTAAGGAGGACGAGTCCTCTGGGGATATCTCTTTATCCAATAGCGAATCCATCGGCCCGGAAAATTGGTGTACTAAAGGAAAGAATGTGATCTCATCAAGGCCAATGGAGGGGACTTTCGTGGTGGAGGACTCTGGTTCTTTTGGGTCGGCCCATTCTCATACCCCTGTGGAGGAG ATGCTTGTGGGAGGTATTATTTTGGCTTGGAAAATTGGTTTTGAGCTTGAGTGTATTGCTTACTCCCAAAACCACATATCTGGTATTGTGTATTCGGATCCTCCTTCGCATCCTTGGCTTCTTTCTTGTGTCTATGGTCCCCCGTACTTTCATGCTAAGAGAACTTTCTGGGAAACCTTAATGGAAACTGGGGATAGGTTTGGAGGCCCGTGGCTTATCTTGGGTGACACAAACTTTGTTCTAAGCGACTCTGAGCGTGAAGGGTCTAAAGGCAGAGATCAGTTTGTCCCGGTTATCTCAAGTTTGGTTAATGCCAGGGGTCTCATTAATATGCCTATCCAGGGTGAGAGGTTGACTTGGGACAACCATCGTTCTGGGTCCAACCATGTTAAGTCTGCGCTAGACAAGGGTCTAATTAATGGTGATTGGATGCGTCTTTTTCCGAAGGCTGTTCTCTGCTCCTTCCAAACATCCAACTCGGATCACCGACCGTTGTGTCTGTTCTCTGATGGTCTGGTGGAGAAGACCCGAAGAAGCTTTAAGTTTGAGGAAGCCTGGACTAGGGATGTGCGTAGCAATTTGGTGGTTGATTCTGCGTGGAAATCGGTGGATTTCCCTTGGGCCCCTGCTAGGGTCTTCAAGAAAATTGGGGCTACTCGGGTCGCTCTTATGCATTGGAATAGGTCCCAGTTTGGTAAACTGGATACCCTCATTAGTGATCTGGAAAGAAGGCTTGATCTCATTCAGAGTTTGCCAGTGGGATCTCGACAGTGGGAGACTGAAAGGAATTTGCGCGCTACCCTTAATGAAGCCCGTGTGAGGAAAGAGGTGTATTGGAAACAAAGATCCAGGGTCTCTTGGCTGAAGGAAGGGGACAAATGTTCAAAAATTTTCTTCCTCTCTGCTGCCATAAAAGGTAGGAGGAATGCCATTGACAGCATCCTCAATAAAGACAATGTGTGGATTTCCAAAAGGGAGCTTATTGGGAATGAATTCATGGAGTTCTTCCAAGGCATCTTCACTAGAACGGACAATGGCATTGCTCTTAATTGCAACGATTTAGTCCGGGACTGTTTGTCTTCGGAAGACCAAGCCGATCTTATTAGAAGACCCTCTCTTGAGGAAATTCGAACTACTCTGTTTGCTATGAGTAGTAACAAGGCCCCGGGTCCTGATGGTATGTCTGTTCTTTTCTTTAAACACTACTGGGATTCTGTTGGGTCTGACTTCTGCGAAGCGGTTGTGGATTTCTTTCAAACAGGGCGTATGCATAAAGGAGTCAATACTACTAACATTGTCCTGATCCCCAAAATTCAAAATCCGAAGAGACCTAATCATTTCCGCCCAATATCTCTCTGCAATGTGGTGTATAAGGTTATTTCTAAGATCATTGCCAATCGGATCAAACCACTATTACCGAAGATTATCTGCCCTACCCAAGCTGCGTTCGTTCCTGGAAGGAATATTCAGGATAATAAC ATCATGTGTTGTCCTGTTTTAATGTTCCCCACGAGTTTCGGAATTGGATCCTCCCTCAATATTTGTCTTAATGGGGGACCTGTTGGTAAGATTTTTCCCTCTTGCGGCCTCCGGCAAGGTGACCCCTTATCTCCCTATCTTTTTATCTGGGCGGCTGAAATACTATCTAGGATTCTGGAAAATGCCCAAAATTTGGGGATCATTAAGGGGATCAGCCGAGTAGGGGGCCCTCTTCTTTCTCATATTTTCTTTGCCGATGATCTCATTCTAGTCGGGAAAGCAAACGCGGAGGAGGCCAAGGGTTACTGGGATTGTCTGGAGAAATTCTGCTCTTGGTCGGGACAAAAAGTGAATAAAATGAAGAGCTCAATTTTCTTTAGTAAGAATACTCCTAATAACATGAAGCAGAGGATAAGGGAGATGTTGGGTTTAGGATCGCCAGAGGGTAATGTTAATTATTTGGGGCTTCCTCTTTTCAGATCAAAACAAAAGGATGCAGATTTTAACTTTATTCTGGATAACCTGACGACTAAATTGCATGGTTGGAAAGCAAAAACTCTATCTAAAGCGGGGCGTGCAACTCTTATCAAGTCTGTGGGTCTAGCTCTTCCTCTGTATGCTATGCAAACTACCAAACTTTCTAATAAACTTGCCCGGAAGATTGATGGATTGGTGCGCGATTTCTGGTGGGGTTCTGAGAAGGGTAACAAAGGAATTCACCTAAAAGCCTGGGACAAACTCTGCCTCCCCAAATCCCTAGGGGGTTTGGGCTTCCGAAAATCCAAAGAAATGAACCAAGCTTTCCTCGCTAAGTGGGGGTGGAATCTTCTGACAGGGAACCAGTCTTTATGCTGCCGTATCCTTGAGGCCAAATACCTTAGAGGAAAGTCCTTCCTAGATTGTGTTCCGAAAGCCTCGGACTCGTGGTTTTGGAAGAATGTAACTAAATCAAGAGACGTCATTCGTAAAGGGGCTTGTAAGCGTGTGGCAGATGGCCAGGATACCAACATTTGGTTGGACCCTTGGATTGCGCATCTAAAGGGATTCACTCCCCATTCTAGTGGGCGGGTAGTGAGTAGAGAAACCAAGGTAGCCGAGCTCCTGTTACAGAATGGTGGATGGAATATCCAAAAGCTCCACAGTTTGTTTAATCAAGAAACGATCTCTGCTATCCTGAGTGAGGGTATTCCTGCTGGACGAGGCAAGGATAGCTGGTTCTGGACCTTGGAAAGTAATGGTCGGTTCTCCTGCAAATCAGCCTATTTGGCCCAGACTGTGGATAGTTCGAGCCCTAGAGAGGTTGCTCCCTCTATGTGGAACAAGCTTTGGAATAGTAAAATTCCAGAGAGACTCAAGGTCCTTTGGTGGTGTATTCTGTCCAAGGCTCTCCCAGTTCGATCCGTGCTAGGTAGAAGGTTTCCTATTGAGGATGAGAGTTGCCCCCTGTGCGGAACAGAAAGTGAAACTATGGAGCATTTATTTCTCTCTTGTAATGTTGCCTTTCACCTATGGCGGTCATCTCCTTGGGGTATCTTCCCTATATGTGACGCTGGTATAAGAATGTGGGATTGGGTTAAGTTCTTATGGGATCTCAAAAACAAAGGAATTAATGAGCAGGAGACCTTTTTATATGCTTCGATCATCATTGACACAATCTGGCGGACTCGGAATGAAAAGGTACATAATAATAGTCCGGTGGATATCTTTAAATGTATAGACTCTGTTCgtttttcttttgcagatcatcATGCTTACTTGCTCCCTTGTCCAACCCGGTGCTTGACGGAATCTTGGTGTCCACCCCCACAGGATTGGTTGAAGCTCAACTGCGACGTTAGAGTGGGGATGGATAGCATGTGCGCTGCAGTGGTTGCAAGGGATCACGTCGGCAAGGTGATCTGGGTTTCTACAAAAAGACTGGATTTTTCTAATGCTCTCTGTGGGGAAGTGGCGGCTTGCTGTTTGGCTATAGAGGAGGCTAAAGCTCGTGGTATTGAGTTCCTTATTGTGGAGAGTGATTCGTGGGTGGTGATCAACGCTCTCAATGGGAAGGAGTCCTGTTGGGAGCTTGATAACTATGTCTCTTTTTGTAAAAATACCTCCACCTCTTTTATTGGTTGTACTTTTCAATTTGTTCGTAGACAGTGTAATTTTatggcccataatgtg